The sequence below is a genomic window from Candidatus Zixiibacteriota bacterium.
GGCGCCTGGCTCGACGTCAGGCGACTGCTGATGATTATCGAAAGACCGCCGGTTGAATCATTGACTATTTTTTTTGAACACCCGCCGCCCAGCAGGAAACAAACAGCGATGACGGTCAGTAAGGCCCGCATGGTCTTTTTAAGCGGAGGATTCATCCTGTTTTTCCTTTCATTGCATCGGCCGGATTTCCGACCGATTCGCGTCCCCGTTTATCATCATAATTCCGGGGATGGGCCAAGAGCCTCTCCCCGAAACCAATCATTTTCCCACATCGAACATGCTTTCGCTCAGGGCTGTCCGGTAAATGGAAATATTGTCCAGACCGCCCATAAGGTACAGCCCGTCTTCGCCGGGCTGACGCCCGAACAGCAGACTGCCGTCATTGGTTAAAACTTCCTGACGGCTGCTCATGTTCGGGACCGACATGGTTCTTGTTTGCCAGTCCACGGCACAGAAGGCTCCGACCGGAGTGGTGAAAGGTATACCCATAATGATATAATGCCACTCGTTATCGGCCAGGTTAATCGGGACTACGAAACTGGTCCGCGGCGGCAGGCCGTACGATAATATCAGCTGGTCGCCCGTGGTCGCGTAGCGCCGATACTCCAGCATGAAATTGGCATTACCATTCGCCCCCTGCTTGCTCAAAATAACGGCGTCATCCGAACCGTCCTCGATAAGAACTTCCAGCTCGATAGTGATGCCTTCGGTTATATCCAGCAGGTCATCATCGCCCACCTCGATATAATCGGAACTGCCGTTGAAATACCGGGCCATCCCGTAACTGCCTTCATTGATAGTGGTGCCGTAGGCCAAGCCGTCCAGCCCGTTGCCCGATGAATCATAAACTGCGTCACCTTCATACTCATTCATCAGCCAGTTACCGGACAGAAAATATTCGGCCGCCAGAAGCTCCACCACGCTCCCCTCGGGCGCCACCTGCTCCAAAAAAATACTGTTCCCCTCATTGTCCGCCATATAATGTATTTCCAGCGGAAGTTCGGTGGTGTCGGCCAGAGAGCCGTAGGGGACATTGTAGGTCGAGAAGTAAAGCGTTCCCAGGTAAGCGTAACCGGTATCATCGACAATCATGTTTCCTGTTATCGTATCCTGAATACCGATGGCAAAACCACTCTGATCGATATAATAGTAGGTTACATTCGATCCCAGCCCGGGATTCAGCTCGAACGAATCGACATAGAGAAGGTAATAATCATAATTGATCGAAAATTCTATCTGGTTAAGTTCGCTGATATTGTACACCTTGAGATCGACCGCGAAATTGGAATATTCCAGGGCCGTGATTGTGCCCGGAACGATTTTCATCATCGGTACCTGGGGATACAGGTTGATCGTTATCAGGAGAGGTTCTGCATCTCCGGTTGAACTAGCCACATTGACGGTTGTCCGGCCGGTGTAGATAAGCACTTCGGATTTGTCATAAACCTCGATCCGGAAAACCCGGTTACGGCCCGCCGGGACAATTACCTCACCGACCAGATAACCATTTTCAACGATAAGCTCGGATACGATCGGTTCGATGATACCCGGTCCGGTCACCGTAATGGAACCGTACGAAACCTGCCCGGCGTAGGCGATTCCATCCAATGAGGCGCTGATTCGAATCGTCCCCTGATCGAGAAAGTCACTATTGACCACCTTTTCGGAACAGCCCGGCAGGATGGCCAGTAAGACAGCCATAATTATCATAATTGAGGAGCTTTTGACATCTTTCAGATTATGCATATCTCACCCCCTAAAAGCCCGCCGCCAGCCCGGCCGTAATCTGAAAACCGCTTAAGTCCATATCGCCGCCATAGGCCGAACCGGTGAAGTATTTAAAGCCCAGATCGAAACTAAGGTCGCGGCCGAAATTCCGCCCGTACATGATTCCGGTACCGAACACCGTCGCTCCGTCAACATCCTGGTCGATCTCCTCGAACCCGCCGATTATCTTCAGTTCCATATTCGGACCGATATACCAGTCGGTTCCGGGACGGTATGTGAAGGCGCCGTTGATGGAAAATTCATTGCCGTACATCTTCAGCTCCGAGATAACCGCACCGCTGGTGATATCATAGCGGGTGTGGCGGCCCCGGATAAGATACCTGACATATCCGTTCAGGCTGTAATCGGTTTCACCGTAAGCACCGGCCAGCCGGATATCGAACTGCTGACTTTGTTTGAAAATTTTATCGCCGTCGTACTTATCGGTTCCGTACAGAGTATATACCATGTCCAGGGAATAATTCGTCCGATCGCCGCCGGTGGCGGCATTGGCATTGATACTGAAAAAATTCCCCGGTTTGTAATTCAAACCGTCCTCATAGGGGGTGTAACTGCCGTTAAACTGATATGACATTCCGGCCCCGCATTGAAAACGCCCCAGGGCGGCCGCACCGCCCAGAAGCATATTCACCCCCAGGCCTTCTCCCAGCCGCCGCAGCGGAAAATCGAGATAATTCTGCGACAGGACATCGATAACCGCCCGCTCTTCGTAGGGGTCGAGCTTCCGCTTTCCGACCGGAAGATTGAGACCGATGCTGGCCAGAATCCGGTCATCGCTGAACGAGCGGCTGGCCTGAATCCGAAAATCCGATAATCCCGAAAGCGATGAGTCGGAACCGTAATACGACAGCACATTGGTCGACCCCGCCATGTAGAACCGGGTTTCGAAATTGTCGCTCAGAGGAATAAAACCGCTGACCGGTACCGTGAATTGGTCAATGTCGATTTTACCGCTTTCGCCATCCATATTCCAGTGGCTATACACCATCCGGAGCGATCCGGCCGATGGTTCACCGTAAATTATCTGCCCGAACGAGGGGGTAACTGCCAGAACCATCAGCCCCGCGGTTAATATCCCGATAATAATTCTTTTATTCCGCATCGAGATCCCCCCTTATGATAATGACCCGTGATCCCAGGTTGATGACCGGCGGATTGATCGGAGGATTCCCGAACCGCTCGTATAAAGTTTGCTCCGAGATGAACCCGGAATTGAGAAGGGTCGTGATCTGGGTTTGATCGAGTCCGGTTTCCTCGCCGCCGGTTTCGCTTTCGCTCGAAGAAGTTGCCGCTTCCTCGAAAGTCTCGAATGATTCACCCCCCTCACCGCCGGAAACGGCCGCCACCTGATTGGCCTTGGCCGCCGCCGGCACGAAATTTTTATCCTCGGTGACCGCCTTGTTGTATTCTTCACGGGCGGCATCATACATCCCCCGGCTCTGGTAATCCAGACCGCGGCAATAGGCCATGAAAGCCAGGAACGATTCAGTCGGGACCTCTTCGACAGCGTCCCGCTCGGCCTTCGTCAACTGGATTCCGAGACTGTCGATTATGCCAAAAACAAAATCCTTCTGGATTTTGAAGAACTTGTTGACATCCCCCTCGATCGGCGCTGTCCGTTCGGCGGAACTGTCCCGGGTGCTGACAATAGCCCCATCCAGCCTGAGAGCATTATCCCCGGCGCTTAAAACCGTCCCGGTGATCAGATGTTCGCTTCCCAGAAGACGGCCAATCCGGGGCGAAGTGCCCGGATCGACTTTACCGGAGGCGCCCAGCTTTAGCTCGTTCAACAAAACATCGATCTTGAGACGATCGATAACTTTCAACTGCGTTACTTTGGCCAGATCAATCGACGTGAACTCGGCCAATCCCTTACTAATCGGCGCGAGGTCTTCCGGCAACTGCGACCCGTCGAAATCAACCACGGCGATGCTGTTGTCGGGAATATTGCTCACCTTAAGACGGCTCTCGTTGGCCACCGCGGTTTCGACCTCAGTCTTTATCTTCTGCGAAATCAGCCGATCTAGATGCCCCCGGATCAGGTTTCGGGTTTCTGCCGAGGTATCGAGATTCAAAGCCGAGGAATAGGCCGCGATAGCTTTATCGGTTTGCTTTTTCTGTTCGAAAATAAGCCCGATAAACAGGTTGGTGCGGGCATCCGGTGTGATGTTATTGGCCTGCATCAGGGCATCCTCGGCTTTAATCAAATCACCCTGTCGATAAAAGGCCACCCCGATTTCACGCCAGGCCTGATAGTTATCCGGATGCTGGGCGATCTCTTTATACAGGTAGTCGATTCCTTCCTGGTACCGACCCTCATCGATATTTTTCCTCCCCTGGCCGTAAAAACCCTGCGAACAGCCGGCCGCCACCAGGAGGAAAACTATCAGTATTTTCTTAAGCATATTCTACTCCCCGGCACACTCGTGCCGAATTAACCAACCAGCGGCCGGTAGATGTCCATTTTCCTCTTGGCTTCGATAAAACTGTCGTCTTTTTCATAAGCCATTTTGAAATATTCATAGGCGTTCTTATAATCGTACTTATCCATATAATCCAGACCGCGGGCATACAGCTTGACCGCATCCATCGACTCGGTCCCGCCTTCCTCCAGCATAACCTTGGTCTCCTTGGGCAGGATAATATCGAGTTTCTCCGCTAGTTCGCCTACCAGAGCCTTCTCCATCCCGACATAATCCGGCTTGCCTTCCTTGTCCACCGAGGCCAGGATTTCCGAAGTTTCCACCTTGACCACCCGCACGATCATGCGTGTATTCTTGTCATCGATCTGGGTTATACTCCCGAAAACCATCAACTGCGCGCCCAGCAGTTTCCCCACCCGGGCCGCCGTTTCCGCATCGACTTTCCCTTTTTCCGTCAGCTCCAGTTCCTTGAGAACGAAATCGATTTTATCCCGTTCGACCACTTTCAGGGAACTGATCAGGGAGAAATCATGCTGGAAGAAATCGGCCAGTCCTTTGCTCAGCTCGCCCATTTCCTCTTTGTACTTGCCGATCGAGTAATTATCGAATTCCATGATGGCAATCGTCCTGATCTCCGGATCGCGGCTTTCATCGGGACAAACCAGCATATTTTGCGCGTTGGTGATTTTGTACCACTGATCCCGAAGTTCCGCCGGCCAGATATCGCGCGGGAAATTGATCACGCAGGGGCCGATCTGCGATATTTTTTCCAGGAATTCGAAGGCCTTGCGTTGATAAGCCTGCCCCATAGCATAGGTAATCAGGCTCTTGACCTCGAAAATGGCAATACTGTCCTTGGCTGTCAGGTTGTCTCGCTTCAGGAGCTCATCGGTGATTGCCAGCCCCTTGTTGAATTCGAGCTCGCTGTACAGATCGACCGCCGCGGCCAGCTTGCTGGCTACATCCGATGTCTCCTGCGCTAGTGCCGTCGGGCCGTTCAGCCCGAACACCGCCACGGCCAGACCGATCAAACAGATAGCATAAACGGCCTTGAATTTGATTATCATAACTACTCCTTGATTAATACTATTTATATTTTGTTTGTCTTAATTATCTTATAAAGATAACGGATTTATTCCGTGGTATCAAATATTACGCGGCTGGTGTCATTTTTCCTAACCACCGCCTTTTCGCTGCGATCGATATTCTCGCCGTCTTTGTCCAGGGTTATACGCACCGTATATTCCCCGACCGGCTTGTGAAAAGTGTATGGCGTCGTTTCGCTCTGAAGCTGACCGTCCAGATAAATATCGGCCATGAACGGTTTTGAGCCTACCAGAAGCCAGCCGGAATCGACTGCCACCGGCGGCGGTTCATGCACCGGGGCCGGTTTGGGGAATTCGAAAGTGAACTGACGGCTGAAATTCTCATCGGACGAAAGATAAAAATCGCTTTCATACAACTGCGGCACCGCCTTTTTATTCTCCACCCGCATAACATACTGCCCGGTATCGGCGTTGAACGTGGTTTCGCTGACATTACGCCCGATCAGCATATCGTTCAAATATATATCGCCCGATGGTTCGATCGTCAGGGCAATGGTGCCGACCGGTGAAACTTCCGGTTCAATGGCCACGTTGCTCGAATCGGCATTTGTTACCTGACGTTCATCGGTTACGACTTCCGGTTGGGAAATTACTTCCTTTGTCTGCACGTTATTCCCGCCCGAGGGCCAGAACAGCCAGAGCCCGAATGCAACCATGGCCACCGCCGCGACCCCGATCAGGACCGGAACCGTTTTAGATTTTTCTCCCTCTGGACGGGTGACCGGTACGGCCGCGGTTTTATCCTCATCGGCGGCGGCGTATTTCCGCATGATCGGCACCAGCGCTTCTTTCATCTCACAGGCCGACTGATAACGCTCCCGTGGATCGCGTTTCAGCGATTTCATAATCACCGCCTCAAGATCCCGGGGAATTTCGGAATTTATCTTACGCGGGCTTTGGGGATCTTTGGTCAGTTTGGCGTCCCGGATTAGAAACTGGTTGTCACCCTTAAACGGCACCTCGCAGGTCAACAGAAAGTACAACATGGTTCCGGCCGCGTAAATATCGGCCAGGGCGTAATCGATATTTTCATTCCCGGTGAACTGCTCGGGAGACATATAGGCCGGGGTTCCGCAGGCTGTCCCGGCCATGGTCAGGCTTGGGTCGCTTTTACCCTTGGCGATCCCGAAATCGATAATCTTGATATGCCCGGCCAGGTCAATCATGATATTGCTCGGCTTGATATCCCGATGATATATATCTTTCTGGTGAGCCACCTCGAGAATATCGAGAACCTCGCTGGTTATCCGCAGCGATTCCTCGATACTGAACTTGCCCTCCTTCTCGACTTTTTCCTCCAGCGTCACCCCATCGATATATTCCATGGCGATGACAAAATCCTCCCCATGATTAAAAAAGTGTTTGATCCGGCAGATATTGGAGTGACCGTCAAGAAGGGCCAGTTTATCCGCCTCCTGGCGGAAACGATCAGCCTGCCCGGGATCGCTCAGGATTTTTAAAACGACTTTGAGATTGGGGACATCCTTGTGGACCGCCAGATAAACTCGGGCCATTCCCCCGGAACCGATTTTTTTCAGGATTTTATAATTTCCGATAAACTGCTCTTCCATAACACAACAATATATATCTTATGCTTTAAGCCTGCAATAAAAACAGTATATCCATTCCGCGAAGGCCGTTTTTCCACAATTCAGTCTTTAACCCTGCGAAACGTCAGCCCTTCCAATGATACCATGTTACTTGCGTGGCCACAATTAATACCAATTTTAATATTTTATACGCCGCCATATCTTCGTATAAATTAAAATTAGGCTGGAGAGGATTTTTTTACCTTGCACTGATCAAAATGACAGGTGCCAAAATGACGGAAAAAGAAAAATTTAATTACAATAACAGCCTTGAA
It includes:
- a CDS encoding serine/threonine protein kinase translates to MEEQFIGNYKILKKIGSGGMARVYLAVHKDVPNLKVVLKILSDPGQADRFRQEADKLALLDGHSNICRIKHFFNHGEDFVIAMEYIDGVTLEEKVEKEGKFSIEESLRITSEVLDILEVAHQKDIYHRDIKPSNIMIDLAGHIKIIDFGIAKGKSDPSLTMAGTACGTPAYMSPEQFTGNENIDYALADIYAAGTMLYFLLTCEVPFKGDNQFLIRDAKLTKDPQSPRKINSEIPRDLEAVIMKSLKRDPRERYQSACEMKEALVPIMRKYAAADEDKTAAVPVTRPEGEKSKTVPVLIGVAAVAMVAFGLWLFWPSGGNNVQTKEVISQPEVVTDERQVTNADSSNVAIEPEVSPVGTIALTIEPSGDIYLNDMLIGRNVSETTFNADTGQYVMRVENKKAVPQLYESDFYLSSDENFSRQFTFEFPKPAPVHEPPPVAVDSGWLLVGSKPFMADIYLDGQLQSETTPYTFHKPVGEYTVRITLDKDGENIDRSEKAVVRKNDTSRVIFDTTE
- a CDS encoding tetratricopeptide repeat protein → MLKKILIVFLLVAAGCSQGFYGQGRKNIDEGRYQEGIDYLYKEIAQHPDNYQAWREIGVAFYRQGDLIKAEDALMQANNITPDARTNLFIGLIFEQKKQTDKAIAAYSSALNLDTSAETRNLIRGHLDRLISQKIKTEVETAVANESRLKVSNIPDNSIAVVDFDGSQLPEDLAPISKGLAEFTSIDLAKVTQLKVIDRLKIDVLLNELKLGASGKVDPGTSPRIGRLLGSEHLITGTVLSAGDNALRLDGAIVSTRDSSAERTAPIEGDVNKFFKIQKDFVFGIIDSLGIQLTKAERDAVEEVPTESFLAFMAYCRGLDYQSRGMYDAAREEYNKAVTEDKNFVPAAAKANQVAAVSGGEGGESFETFEEAATSSSESETGGEETGLDQTQITTLLNSGFISEQTLYERFGNPPINPPVINLGSRVIIIRGDLDAE